GGTAAGAGGGAtgaagtgtttgtttgttttttaaaagcagagattcaACCATGAAACAGGATTATGGTATGGGAAGAGACACTTGATTAGATATGTTAGGGTCCCTTTacatgttttgttgtttagttgctaagtcgtttgggactctcttgcaaccccatgaactgtagcccaccaggctcacctgtccatggggtttccgaggcaagaatactggagtgggtagccattcccttctccagggggtcttccccacccaggaagtgaacctgcatctcccacattggcaggcagactctaccactgagccaccagggaagtctgccctTCTCCCTTTATATATGTTTGAATACTTAAATAATTCCTAATATGACGTCTCAGCAGATGTACAAGGATATTCATTTCAGtgcaagttttcatttttatgcattggagaaggaaatggcaacccactccagtgttcttgcctggagaatcccagggatgggggagcctggtgggctgccgtctatggggtcacacagagtcggacacgactgaagtgacttagcagcagcagcaaggtaacaTTGTAGGTTTGGGTCTTGACTTTCTTTCCATGAAGCTGTTGGTTGTTTAGGGACCCACTGGGTAAAGACATGTGATTCTGGTATTTGAAACTTAGAAGGTAAGAAGCCTGGAAAGTAGGCAAAGTAGCATGCTAGGAGTCAATTCTCATTTAGAGGCCACGGTGAGCACCCAAGAGTAGGGCTTCCCTCCAGTTGACTactgacaaggaaaagaaaagagaagtcaTTTCTTCCGGATCAGAAGAGGTGTTGCTAACAGAAGGGGTTTTGTTAGCAACTGGGTTGCTCAGTGCTCTTCATAAAAATTCTCCTGGCTGAAGGTTCTACGCTGGCAAAGGTCTTGGGTCCCTTCTTGCCTCCGGCGGTGAGCGTCTTTTCCTTTGCCAAGATGGTGGCCCTGGCATCATCTGGAGGCGGCCAGTGCAGATCGCCTCCGCACAGGTGGCTTGCTAATAGCCTAGTTCTCCCATGTCATCCTTGGACAACACACGGGGCAGCGTCCACCACCTCTGAACCAAATGCGAGCGACTTCGGCTGCCGGGTAATGAGAACCTCGGCCAAGATGGTGGACGCGCAGCCAAGCGGCGTCAGCTGCCTTTACCAAGATGGCGACGGGAGGTTTCCGGCACGCGCTTACCCAATCCTCTGCAAATGTCAGGGCAGAGCAGCCGCTGCCAGTCTGGGTGCAGCTGGGGGAAAGAGTAGCTGCAGCCGAGCGCCCGGGCAGGGCTAGGTGGAGCTGCCGCAGCCTCCGCCCCTGGCAGCAGCAGGCAAGCGATGTCACCTGTAGGGGCGCAAAAGTTACCTCCCCAAACCCTAAAGCAACACAAACACAACCTTTCCCCGAGTCACACAAATGATAGTATGTGCCGCCCAAGGTAGGAGGCTAGATCCCGGCGTCGCCCTAGCCCTCCCGAGGCGGCGAgcttggggagggggctggggcgggggcctCCCGCGCCGACTCCCCTCGCCCCAACGCCCCTCTCTTTGGGGACAAGCCACGTGTTTCCCTCGGATGGAGGGGGAGGTGCGTAACGGGAACAGCTGGAAGGAGTTTCACGCTGACATTTTAAAGCTGCGTGTGTTCAATTTTATTTGGAGGGACTAGGGTCCCATGAACACGAAATGGTGAGCAACGCATTGAGGCGAGTGCAGCAAATGTCAAGATTCTGGGGAAGGGCCTCCGCGGGAAACTTGAACGTGGGCCCCCGAGGGGGGTGGAAGGAGAGGTCAGGAgttgggggtggcgggggaggaGGGCGTACTTTGCAAGCAACTTACTGTTTCGCTTGCAACTTGCTTTTAGGCCTGCCACCTCCtgctttccttaaaaataataaaaagtgcaAAGAAATCTAGTTCGCCGGAGGTTTTGCATTTGGCGTGCAACTTCCTTCAAGTGTGAGCGCGCTAGGACggagggagggatgggggttGAACTTGGCAGGCGGCGCCTCCTTCTGCCGCCGTCGCCGCCTCGCAGACTCGGAGAAGAGGGTGGGGGACGGTCGCGGCGCGGGGGAGGGTGGGTTCTGCTTTGCAACTTCACTCTGGGTGCGAGCGCGCTCGGCGGGTGCAGACTGGGCCGCCCAGACGATGCGGGGGTGGGGGACCGGCCCGCACGCGACTCCCCGTGGGCCAAGAGTACGTTTGAGCCGACCCTCTTCCCTGCCCGCCCCTCCCTGAAGCCTCCCCAGAGGGCGTGTCTGGCGGTCCGGTCCCGCGAGCGGCCGAGACGCTGCGGCACCGTTTCCGTGCAACCCCGTAGCCCCGTTCGAAGTGACACACTTCGCTCAACTCGGCCCGGGGGCGGAGGCGCGGACCGGCCCCGCGTCTCTGCTGCGGCCGCGCCCCGGCTCCCCCAGCCAGCCCGCTGTCATCCGCAGGGGCGCTGACGGCGTTTACCGCCGAAGGACTGGGCGAGCTCCGGAGTGGATCTGGAGTGGCGGAGTTGGGCGGGGGCGGGAAGGAGCGGCAAGAAGAGAAACTATAGAGAAAACTCGGTTTCCCTCGGAAGCCCGCCCCAGAAAGGCCAGGTCGGCCCCGCCGGCGCCTCATCTCCTTTTGCCTGCGGGGTGGAGAGGTGGAGGGCGAGGAGGCTGCCTGGGCGGGAGCCGCGCCGGGGGGCCGCGGGCGGGCAGGCGCCGTCGCGGCCGGGGTGGCGGGGCCCGCGCGgagggcgtgggggcgggggccGCGGCCGCTCCTGCAGTTGCCGAGCGTCGCCAACAGGTTGCACCGTTCCCCGCGCCGCCGCGCGGCCCCTCGGGCGGGGAGCGGCCGGGGGTGGAGTGGGAGCGCGCGCGCGcgggtgtgtgtgcgcgtgtgtgtgtgtgtgcgcgccgtGGCGCCGCCTCCGCCCGCCCCCCTCGGTCCCGCTCGCTCGCCGCGGCCGGGCGGCCCTTTCGCGTGTCCGCgctgcctcccctcctcctcctcctccattttGCGAGCTCGAGTCTGTGACGGGAGCCCGAGTCACCGCCCGCCCGTCGGGGACGGATTCTAGTGGGTGGAAAGAGACGCTGCAGCCGGAGCGGCGGAGCGCCGGCACGGAGGACGCGCGCCCGAGAGCCCCGGCCCGCGAAGACGTGCGCGGGGCGGGGGTCTGGCTTGTCAGCCGGGAAATGGGAGACTTTCTCAAATAGgggctctcccctccccctcatgGAGAAGGGGGCGGctgtttacttccttttttttagagaaaaaaatctctccctcctgctcctcctgctttcaCACGCTAAGTTGTTTATCTCGGCTGCGGTGGGAGCCGCGGACGGTAGCGGGTGAGCGGCGCAGCCGGCAGAGGTAAGGGGAGGGCCGGGGGCTGGGGCCCGCGTGGGCGCTTGCTCCCCGAGGTGCGGGCCGGGGCCTAGAGGCTGGCTCGGGGGCGCCGCGGTAGCTCGCAAACTTTTATTAGCCtcggggagtgggggtgggggctggcgaGGGCCGGGTGACGGTGACGAAAGGGCAGCGCGCGGGTGACAGAGCtggcctcttcctctctctgggccGCCGTCCCCCGGCCGGGCCGAGGGGGAGGAACCCGAGCTCCCTGCGAGTGGAGCTTCGTCGAGCCGCCCCAGGTTTCCAGGGTCTCGCGTTCCCTGGCAAGGaatcctggcttttttttttttccccttccctagTCCCCTTTCTTTTCCCTCCTAGGGGGGCCTCCCTGACACCCATTTTTCTGGTGAACGTTGAGTGGCGTCTGAATTCTCCTCGCCTGAATCTTTCCACTCCACCCTAGTGCGCCCGAGCGCGAGCAGGGTTTGTGTCGAGGCTCCAGTGCGTCTCCTTTCTGGCGGGcacgcagtgtgtgtgtgtgtgtgtgtgtgtgtgtgcgcgcgcgcgcacacacacatacacacatacacacacacacacgcaggggGCTGACAGTCTGCGACTTGGAGACTTCGGCCGGGGCTGGCGTTATCTGGTGGAAGTGGGCGTGTCGGAGAAAAGAACTCAACAGGTCTGGACACATTTCTCTCTTAACCTcgcacttttttcccctctcgCCTCCCTCGGCCCCGGGTTTGTTCTTTAGCGCTTGACATCACTTCGCGCCTGAAGGTTTGAAGTAGCCCCTTTTAGAAAAAAGACCCTCCCGAACCATTGTAGTTTTGTGGTGCAATTTTTGACAAGTGCTAGTTTGACGTTTTGGGATTGCAGACTTGACGATTGCAGCCGTGTAATGCCGCTTAAGACCCCTTGGCATGGTTCGTTAACGCCGATTACTGTGACAGGGTTATTTGCAACTTAAACGGGGGGATAAAGTCGTTTGAGGTATCTTTTCGTTTTAtgaagttttgttttggtttcgaGTTTGAAGGCAGCTGTCAAAGCGGCGTGGAAATTCATTAGGCTCCATTTGATACCTTATGTTTAGAGATCGTTATCAGATAAATACAGCAGAGGGGCGGGGACAAAAGCAGTTTACCCTTGAGATTTGTAGAGGCGGGTGCCTACCACTGTCTACCATCATCACATTCCACTTTTAGAGAGGACCAGTGAAGTTTGAGCATCTTAAAGTCTCCGTACaggaaaagttttctttctttgaacgGGATTTGAATATAATGTCGCAAATAATGCTTAtcaaagactctgcctgcctcTTAAAACATCTTGATTGTCAATAACCTATCAACCTAACCCTCTTGAAAGAAGGCTCAGAATTAGGATAGGTGAAGCTTTAGAATGCGGAGCAAATTGTTCTGAGCATTTTACTTGGATTTATATAAATGTGATTTTACCGGTCtggggtgtttttttgtttttgtttttctttgtttttttcaataCTTAGATATTCAGAAAGGACAACATTTAATTTCGAGATTATAATAGTATTTCATACTGAGGTCTTAAGCAGTTTAAAAACGTGTAGTTTCATAGATTCTATTGTAAGGGTTTGAGAGAGCTATAGTTCTTGTACAGTATTTAAATAAGCTAAAATTTTAGTGTGAAGCTACTATGCATTCTATTCTacttttttaaatctaaattttgATTAGCCTGTGTACAGTGCCTTTCATTACATACCTCCAAAATTTGAAGGCAGGCACTATTAGGCACATTCAGTAGGAAATATGGGTTAAAATAAGAGCCTTTTCCTACTCTGTTGGAAAATGAGCAGACcatcattgtttatttttcaaataaaatacatgGTTCACCAGTAGGTTGGACTAAAAGGTTTGGATGTGTGACCAGCCAGTAGGAGGGGAATTGGGGAGTAATTAGAAACAGAGAATTCTAGCATAGTGTTTatcaaattttatgtttattggtTCTCAGAAAAGCCGATAACCTTGATTAGTTGAAAAGAAATGatcatacttttttaaaattaaatactttgaCATCAGCTGGAACTTTAGAATAATCAGAATTATAATGTCTGATTAACAAAGTTACCAGTTTGTGAGTGGCAGGATGAATACCCAGGCTTAGATTGATACAATTTTGTTCAGAGCTGTGCAAATGGACTGCATTGTACTTTTAAATGTGGTGCACTGAATGGGAGCAGGAGCCTCTGCTTTTGTATTCTGGAAGACAGAATCTATCTATTCTTGATAACAAGGAATTAGATCCGGTGTTAACTAAAAGGTTCATTTAACAGGCTCTTACTAATCGGATCACAGAGATAATGTGATTTTGTAGCTTATTATGTCCCCTTCTTTTTTTGTAGCTGATACTCACTGATGGACCCCAAGGAGTCATTAAGCACCCCCAGTAGAGAAGAAATCCCCAGCAGTGTGCTTGGTCGAGAGAGGGGAAATGTGATGGACTTCTATAAAACCCTAAGGGGAGGAGCTACTGTGAAGGTTTCTGCATCTTCCCCCTCACTGGCTGCTGCTTCTCAGTCAGACTCCAAGCAGCAAAGACTTCTGGTTGATTTTCCAAAAGGCTCAGGAAGCAATGCGCAGCAGCCAGATCTGTCCAAGGCAGtttcactgtccatgggactgtacatgggagagacagagacaaaagtGATGGGAAATGACCTGGGATTCCCACAGCAGGGCCAAATCAGCCTTTCCTCTGGGGAAACAGACTTTCGTCTTCTGGAAGAAAGCATCGCAAACCTCAATAGGTCAACCAGTGTTCCAGAGAACCCCAAGAATTCGGCATCCACTGCTGTTTCTGCTGCCCCCACAGAGAAGGAGTTTCCAAAAACTCACTCTGATGTGTCTTCAGAACAGCAGAATTTGAAAGGCCAGAAGGGCAGTAACGGGGGTAATATGAAGTTGTATACCACAGACCAAAGCACCTTTGACATTTGGAGGAAAAAGCTCCAGGATTTGGAGTTTTCTTCTGGGTCCCCAAGTAAAGAGACAAGTGAGAGTCCTTGGAGCTCAGACCTCTTGATAGATGAAAACTGTTTGCTTTCTCCTTTGGCAGGAGAGGATGATCCATTCCTTCTGGAAGGAAGCTCGAATGAGGACTGTAAGCCTCTTGTTTTACCGGACACTAAGCCTAAAATTAAAGATAATGGAGATTTGATCTTACCAAGTCCTAGCAGTGTGCCACTGCCCcaagtgaaaacagaaaaagaagatttTATCGAACTCTGCACCCCTGGGGTAATTAAGCAGGAGAAACTGGGCCCAGTTTATTGTCAGGCCAGCTTTTCTGGGGCCAATATAATTGGTAATAAAATGTCTGCCATTTCTGTTCACGGTGTGAGTACCTCTGGGGGCCAGATGTACCACTACGACATGAATACAGCATCCCTTTCTCAACAGCAGGATCAGAAACCTATTTTTAATGTCATTCCACCAATTCCTGTCGGTTCAGAAAATTGGAATAGATGCCAAGGGTCTGGAGATGATAACTTGACTTCCTTGGGGACTTTGAACTTCTCTGGTCGATCTGTTTTTTCTAACGGCTATTCAAGGTAAGATTAatgctttctgtttcttgaaaATGGTATGTTTAAGATCCATTGAtagatttaaacatttatttgaatGTATTCGACTGTAATTCAAGTGCTTTTTCATGTGAAAAAGTTTAAGTGGTCTTTTGAAAGTAGGCTTGGTAGACAAACTATGTGATTTATCTGTACAAAACCCTTTcaagttttgtgtttgttttttccgAAATAGTGGTATTTGGTATCCCATTGGGCAGTGATTGAAAATTTTGTGtgaaaacttaaaataatattGCTCATTAACAAATAACTTTAGTAAAAGTGATGTAAATTCAGAGGCGGATAATGTGTGGAAACGTATTTATTGTGCATAATTTTAAGTTGTCCTAAAATATGCTCTTACATTACAATGAAAAACACCTTTAATACTTACATAATCAAACCTTGTGCTGTATTTGTACATCTGTGAAGTGTTAGCCTGGGGAAAATTAGAAGTACTAACAATGAACCCTCTTCTTCAAACTGTGAACCTTCctgttgaagaaactgagtcgTGAGGTTACTAAAGCAATGCAGTGAGCAGTTGACCTGACCTGAGTATTAGATGTAGGATAGAGTTCCTGACCCAGCGTAGATAAGTTATGTCTGCTGATTGGTTTCTTTAAGAAATTGGTGCTGAGTTGACTTTCAAATGTTCCTGCAAGTTCTCACATATATAACTAATGGCCAGCATTGTTAAGCTTCAGTCTCAGCTATGTTTAATTTGTTCCTATCTTCTTTATTCTCTATCATTTATAAGTATACTGACATTTCTGTTTGACTCAAAAAGGTCTGTAAAAATGTAATTACCAAGAAAAAGTTCTAAATGTACGTGAATCTGTTGGTAGGAGTTAAATGCTCTGTCCTGCACGCCCATTGCCAATTCAGATAAATATGTATCACATTTTAGGtgtgaaggaaaatataaaaattaattgtagAGACACAAGACTGATTAATCAGTGAGACTTTTTGAGccgggaggagggcatagtaGACACCATGATTTCTTTGTACGTAAGTACTTCAAGTTCTAAAGTGTTAATGGTAGTCACTTCCCACTAACTAGTCattgaaaattttgtttaaaactttttaaaatactttttctattAATGATATACCCTAATACTGAGGTGATATACCCTAATACTGAGGtgactcatttttttcctctttaagtaGGAAGCTTTGCTCGTTGGGGAAAAACTTTAGATTTAGGCTATGGTCTATTCCTTTTAAAAGGCTTACACGtttcttataaaagaaaaaaaaatccttggttCTTGTGTGTTTTAATGTAAACTACCTACTAATCTGTTACTTAATTATCTTTTACGTAGAACATTTCAACTTTTTATTGCTGTCATTCTGAACTGaaggtttaaaatgttttcagtaaGAAGATTTGAGATGTTACTACATCAGCCTGTTGTGCTTCAGTCTTAAAAGACAtgctgtgttttaaatttttcaatcTCAGTTTTTGGTAGTGGAATTCAtgattttgcttatttgttttaaaagaataagTACATTTGGTTTGACTAAGGTATTTGTAGGAAACTGCTACAttgatttataaaacatttaattgtacaaagaaaaataatatatcttaGGAAACGCTTGGTGATAATTAATGCTTTTGTTCTGATACTCAGCAtggtattgttttcattttccttactgTAAAAAAGGCGTGGAACAAGAACTTCCCATTTTCTAGTCAGTTAACTTTCATTAAGCCCTATAAAATCTAGGATCTGGAGAATAAGTCTTAATATAGTTATTCTTAAATCATTAAAGCTAGCTTTAA
The DNA window shown above is from Bos indicus x Bos taurus breed Angus x Brahman F1 hybrid chromosome 7, Bos_hybrid_MaternalHap_v2.0, whole genome shotgun sequence and carries:
- the NR3C1 gene encoding glucocorticoid receptor isoform X2, whose amino-acid sequence is MDPKESLSTPSREEIPSSVLGRERGNVMDFYKTLRGGATVKVSASSPSLAAASQSDSKQQRLLVDFPKGSGSNAQQPDLSKAVSLSMGLYMGETETKVMGNDLGFPQQGQISLSSGETDFRLLEESIANLNRSTSVPENPKNSASTAVSAAPTEKEFPKTHSDVSSEQQNLKGQKGSNGGNMKLYTTDQSTFDIWRKKLQDLEFSSGSPSKETSESPWSSDLLIDENCLLSPLAGEDDPFLLEGSSNEDCKPLVLPDTKPKIKDNGDLILPSPSSVPLPQVKTEKEDFIELCTPGVIKQEKLGPVYCQASFSGANIIGNKMSAISVHGVSTSGGQMYHYDMNTASLSQQQDQKPIFNVIPPIPVGSENWNRCQGSGDDNLTSLGTLNFSGRSVFSNGYSSPGMRPDVSSPPSSSSAATGPPPKLCLVCSDEASGCHYGVLTCGSCKVFFKRAVEGQHNYLCAGRNDCIIDKIRRKNCPACRYRKCLQAGMNLEARKTKKKIKGIQQATTGVSQETSENPANKTIVPATLPQLTPTLVSLLEVIEPEVLYAGYDSSIPDSTWRIMTALNMLGGRQVIAAVKWAKAIPGFRNLHLDDQMTLLQYSWMFLMAFALGWRSYRQSCANMLCFAPDLIINEQRMALPCMYDQCKHMLYVSSELNRLQVSYEEYLCMKTLLLLSSVPKEGLKSQELFDEIRMTYIKELGKAIVKREGNSSQNWQRFYQLTKLLDSMHDVVENLLNYCFQTFLDKTMSIEFPEMLAEIITNQIPKYSSGNIKKLLFHQK
- the NR3C1 gene encoding glucocorticoid receptor isoform X1; translation: MDPKESLSTPSREEIPSSVLGRERGNVMDFYKTLRGGATVKVSASSPSLAAASQSDSKQQRLLVDFPKGSGSNAQQPDLSKAVSLSMGLYMGETETKVMGNDLGFPQQGQISLSSGETDFRLLEESIANLNRSTSVPENPKNSASTAVSAAPTEKEFPKTHSDVSSEQQNLKGQKGSNGGNMKLYTTDQSTFDIWRKKLQDLEFSSGSPSKETSESPWSSDLLIDENCLLSPLAGEDDPFLLEGSSNEDCKPLVLPDTKPKIKDNGDLILPSPSSVPLPQVKTEKEDFIELCTPGVIKQEKLGPVYCQASFSGANIIGNKMSAISVHGVSTSGGQMYHYDMNTASLSQQQDQKPIFNVIPPIPVGSENWNRCQGSGDDNLTSLGTLNFSGRSVFSNGYSSPGMRPDVSSPPSSSSAATGPPPKLCLVCSDEASGCHYGVLTCGSCKVFFKRAVEGRQHNYLCAGRNDCIIDKIRRKNCPACRYRKCLQAGMNLEARKTKKKIKGIQQATTGVSQETSENPANKTIVPATLPQLTPTLVSLLEVIEPEVLYAGYDSSIPDSTWRIMTALNMLGGRQVIAAVKWAKAIPGFRNLHLDDQMTLLQYSWMFLMAFALGWRSYRQSCANMLCFAPDLIINEQRMALPCMYDQCKHMLYVSSELNRLQVSYEEYLCMKTLLLLSSVPKEGLKSQELFDEIRMTYIKELGKAIVKREGNSSQNWQRFYQLTKLLDSMHDVVENLLNYCFQTFLDKTMSIEFPEMLAEIITNQIPKYSSGNIKKLLFHQK